CCACCGAGCCGATGGCACCAAGCTGCCCCTCTTTGCGGAAGCAGACGCGGATGTCAGAGGCGGTGCGGTTCTTATTGTCAGTCAGGCATTCGATGATCACTGGGACTTTGTGAGGCGTGAAGCCCTCGTAGGTCACCAGATCGTAGCTAACGTCGTCACCGGTAAGGCCGGCCCCCTTTTTGATCGCGCGTTCAATCGTATCGCGCGGCATCGAGGCTTTACGGGCTGATTCCACAGCGGCCCGTAGTCTGGCGTTATGCTCAGGGCTGGGATCACCCAGGCGGGCTGCTACCGCAATCTCTTTAGCTAGCTTGCCAAAGACCTGTCCTCGTCTTGCTGCTGAATCCTGACGTCCAGCGTGTTTCCATTGCGCTCCGATGGCTAGTCCTCCTAAGCGAATCTGCTGCTCTTGACGGTACGATATCGGTCATGGCCGTCAATCAAGTCAATCCTCCTATATAAACCAGCCTCAAGGCTTAGTCACGCAAAAGGGAGATGGTCGCGCGCAGCCATCTCCCTCGTGCCTAGCCCCTATCTACACAGTCAACCCAGCCATCTACTGCGCCAATTTGTGCAGCACCACGTCCTGGACCTCGGCACTGCCACAAGCCTTGCCGCTCGGACTCGCCGCATCAGCGCAGAGCTTGTCGCCTAGACCAAAATGGAGGACGCGGGTGCCATCGTCGCGCTGCTTGCCGAATCGCACCTCCTCCACCCTGAGCGCCATGCCACCCTCGGTGGCGTCGTGCTGCAGCTGGACCCCGCGCAGGCCACCGCTCGGCAGGCGCGTCACATTGTACACAGGTTGCGCTGCTGTAAAGGGTGAATTGTCAGGTACCAGAAACATGTTACCACCAAGCCGCACTAGACTCAGGCCAGTGTCGCGAGCGAAGTTGCCACCGCCCACTTGCCACCGTCCGTTAAGCAGCACGGGCTCCTGACCGGCCGTAAAACTGAGATGCACCATGCTGCCATCGCTGGTTTGTCCCTCCCACTCACCGATCAAACTGTTCGTCTCATCCGTCAGCGTAGCCGCGGGGGCCGATCCAGCGACTGCCATGGTTGCCACAGTTACCAAAGAACTCCAGGTCAAAAACTTACGCATAAACTACTCGCTCCTCGTGATTGCCGCTGTCTCTCACAGCGGTAGCGTCCCCATGACGCCTCAGAGGCACAACCTAGCTAACTCGCTTGAGCGAGTCGAACGACATGGCTCTCATAAATGCAGATGTCCGTCGGCGATCTCGCGTCTTTTGCTGGCTTCAGTGGCAACGTGGCGTTAGTATTGCGACAAGCATGCGAAATGTCGCTACGGAGGCGTTATGACTGCCGTTACCCCCCCTGTTGCCGGTGACCCAGCCATCAGTAGTTTTCTTAAAGAGGAGCGGTCGTTTCCACCTCCGGCCGCATTCCAGTCACGGGCAGCCATCAATTCCCTCGCCGAATACGATCGCCTTTGGCAGTTTGCCGCGGAGCAACCAGAGCGCTTTTGGGCGC
The sequence above is drawn from the Deltaproteobacteria bacterium genome and encodes:
- a CDS encoding YebC/PmpR family DNA-binding transcriptional regulator is translated as MGAQWKHAGRQDSAARRGQVFGKLAKEIAVAARLGDPSPEHNARLRAAVESARKASMPRDTIERAIKKGAGLTGDDVSYDLVTYEGFTPHKVPVIIECLTDNKNRTASDIRVCFRKEGQLGAIGSVAWMFDRVGVIEAVHANAGIDSEGAAIEAGAQDVEPLEASEVESGQVGARFYTEPTDLDVVNKALTEAGWTVSKSELSYRAKSFVELAADARREVEEFLGDIDDLDDVHRVYAGIK